In Phycisphaerae bacterium, a single window of DNA contains:
- a CDS encoding DUF1579 domain-containing protein translates to MMAEPQKEHQWLRKLVGQWSFEGECVMGPDQSPMKSTGTDTVRSLGGLWVLCEGHGEMPGCGPCTSIMTLGYDPQKKCYVGTFIASMMTHLWIYERGEMDAAGKMLTLPVEGPSMADPAVMAKYKDVIEFQDDNHRTLSSHLLGEDGKWVQFMKASYRRVG, encoded by the coding sequence ATGATGGCAGAACCGCAAAAGGAACATCAGTGGCTTCGGAAGCTCGTGGGCCAGTGGTCATTCGAGGGCGAGTGCGTCATGGGGCCGGACCAGTCGCCCATGAAATCGACCGGCACGGACACGGTCCGTTCGTTGGGCGGGCTGTGGGTCCTGTGCGAGGGGCATGGCGAAATGCCCGGCTGCGGACCCTGCACGTCGATCATGACGCTGGGCTACGATCCGCAGAAGAAGTGCTACGTGGGCACGTTTATCGCTTCCATGATGACGCACCTGTGGATCTACGAGCGCGGGGAGATGGACGCGGCCGGTAAGATGCTGACCCTGCCCGTCGAAGGCCCGAGCATGGCCGATCCCGCGGTCATGGCCAAATACAAGGACGTGATTGAATTCCAGGACGACAACCACCGGACGCTTTCGTCGCATCTGCTGGGCGAGGACGGGAAGTGGGTCCAGTTCATGAAGGCGAGCTATCGGCGGGTGGGGTAG
- a CDS encoding peptidase U62 produces MTNLSRCLFAGLLLVSILTAAAVPAEATPPAQTSQNIKTLPLMKYLSDELEYSMKNLVGEDGTRPYYLAYAVYDEETGIVSGTLGAITRNQMDRSRNLNIDLRVGDYALDNTRQLREGGPSHWTGGGNVQLALDDAPESIRHALWYNTDEEFKRAVKRLVNIQTNLKVKVEEEDQSNDFSREEPQVHFEEPVSLNFDRDEWAKRVRTVSAIARDFPLIYDSSITVGTYAGNRYFVSSEGSRLQTNQLRYRITLTASTKAEDGMDLDQTFTFNSSTPEGLPGDAEIESAFRDVIRQVLALREAPLAEPYIGPAILRNRASAVFFHEIFGHRIEGHRQKDVTEGQTFTRKVDEQILPTFISVFDDPTVERLAGEDLRGYYLFDDEGVKAQRAVLVDHGVLKGFLMSRTPLEGFPHSNGHGRRQTGYAPVSRQANLIVESSKEVPFDQLRAMLIEECKQQGRPYGLLFEDISGGFTTTNRWGPQSYKVLPIVVFRVYTDGRPDELIRGADVVGTPLTSFEKIVATGDDPAVFNGSCGAESGWVPVSAVSPSILVSTIEIEKRMRSQSRPPILPPPLEESPQTRTAAQTQ; encoded by the coding sequence ATGACCAACCTCAGCCGCTGTCTGTTTGCCGGGCTCCTGCTCGTTTCGATTCTTACCGCCGCGGCCGTGCCTGCCGAGGCCACGCCACCGGCCCAAACCTCCCAAAACATCAAGACCCTTCCTTTGATGAAGTACCTGAGCGACGAGCTCGAGTACTCCATGAAGAACCTCGTGGGCGAGGACGGCACCCGACCGTACTACCTCGCTTATGCGGTGTACGACGAGGAGACGGGGATCGTCTCCGGGACCTTGGGCGCGATCACGCGAAACCAGATGGACCGCTCGCGCAATCTCAATATTGATCTTCGCGTGGGCGACTACGCGCTGGACAATACCCGCCAGCTCCGCGAAGGCGGTCCGTCGCACTGGACAGGCGGCGGCAACGTCCAGCTCGCTCTGGATGACGCCCCGGAGTCCATCCGCCACGCCCTCTGGTACAACACTGACGAGGAGTTCAAGCGGGCAGTCAAGCGCCTGGTCAATATCCAGACCAACCTCAAGGTCAAGGTCGAGGAGGAGGACCAGTCCAACGACTTCAGCCGCGAAGAACCGCAGGTCCACTTCGAGGAGCCAGTGAGCCTGAACTTCGATCGGGATGAATGGGCCAAGCGGGTTCGGACGGTCAGCGCCATCGCCCGCGACTTCCCGCTAATTTACGACTCGTCGATTACCGTCGGCACCTACGCTGGAAACCGCTATTTCGTCAGCAGCGAGGGAAGTCGTCTTCAAACCAACCAACTTCGCTACCGCATTACGCTGACCGCGAGCACCAAGGCCGAGGACGGCATGGACCTCGACCAGACCTTCACGTTCAACTCATCCACGCCGGAGGGCCTGCCCGGCGACGCCGAGATCGAAAGCGCGTTTCGCGACGTAATCCGCCAGGTGCTCGCCCTCCGTGAGGCGCCGCTGGCGGAGCCGTACATCGGTCCGGCGATCCTCCGCAATCGAGCCAGCGCCGTCTTCTTCCACGAGATCTTCGGCCACCGCATCGAAGGTCATCGTCAGAAGGACGTGACCGAGGGACAGACGTTCACGCGCAAAGTCGACGAGCAGATTCTGCCGACGTTCATCAGCGTATTCGATGATCCCACAGTGGAACGATTGGCCGGCGAAGACCTGCGCGGGTATTACCTCTTCGATGACGAAGGCGTGAAGGCCCAGCGAGCCGTGCTCGTTGACCACGGTGTACTCAAGGGCTTCCTCATGTCGCGGACGCCGCTGGAGGGCTTCCCGCATTCCAACGGTCACGGCCGGCGGCAGACGGGCTACGCTCCCGTGTCGCGGCAGGCCAACCTCATCGTCGAATCGTCGAAGGAAGTGCCGTTCGATCAGTTGCGGGCCATGCTCATCGAGGAGTGCAAGCAACAGGGCCGCCCCTACGGGCTTCTCTTCGAGGACATCTCCGGGGGATTCACCACGACCAACCGCTGGGGGCCGCAGTCGTACAAGGTTCTGCCGATCGTCGTTTTCCGCGTATACACCGACGGCCGGCCCGACGAATTGATCCGCGGCGCGGATGTGGTCGGCACGCCGCTCACCAGCTTTGAGAAAATCGTCGCTACGGGCGATGACCCGGCCGTATTCAATGGCTCGTGCGGCGCGGAATCCGGATGGGTCCCGGTGTCGGCCGTATCACCAAGTATCCTCGTTTCCACGATCGAGATTGAAAAACGGATGCGGAGCCAGTCGCGTCCCCCGATCCTGCCTCCTCCGCTGGAGGAATCGCCGCAGACGCGAACGGCGGCGCAGACGCAATGA
- a CDS encoding pyridoxine 5'-phosphate synthase, protein MPLLGVNIDHVATVRQARRTDEPDPVWAAVEAELGGADGITFHLREDRRHIQDRDARILKQTVAVKLNMEMAVADEVVDIAAELKPDQCTLVPERREELTTEGGLDVIRHRARVRPAVERLRGEGIVVSAFIEPIEDQIEASAEIGFDAVELWTGAWAHAKTTHQREQALAQLRHGISVGQRRGLEVHGGHGLTYRNIAAVAGIPGFGEFNIGHSIVSRAVFVGMREAVREMKELLIRHAPAPR, encoded by the coding sequence ATGCCCCTACTCGGCGTGAACATCGACCACGTGGCCACCGTCCGTCAGGCCCGGCGGACGGACGAACCCGACCCCGTCTGGGCCGCTGTCGAGGCGGAACTCGGCGGGGCCGACGGCATCACCTTCCACCTCCGCGAGGACCGCCGCCACATCCAGGATCGCGACGCCCGCATCCTGAAACAAACCGTCGCGGTCAAGCTCAACATGGAAATGGCCGTCGCTGACGAGGTCGTGGACATCGCCGCCGAATTGAAGCCCGACCAGTGCACGCTCGTGCCCGAGCGCCGCGAGGAGCTCACCACCGAGGGTGGGCTGGACGTGATCCGCCACCGGGCCCGGGTGCGACCGGCGGTCGAGCGCCTGCGCGGCGAGGGGATCGTAGTCAGCGCGTTCATCGAACCGATCGAAGATCAGATCGAAGCCTCGGCCGAGATCGGCTTCGACGCGGTCGAACTCTGGACGGGAGCGTGGGCCCACGCCAAGACCACCCACCAACGTGAACAGGCGCTTGCGCAGCTTCGCCACGGCATATCGGTGGGTCAACGGCGAGGCCTGGAGGTTCACGGCGGACACGGGCTGACCTACCGCAACATCGCCGCCGTCGCCGGGATTCCGGGGTTCGGGGAATTCAACATCGGGCATTCCATCGTTTCGCGGGCGGTATTCGTCGGCATGCGCGAGGCGGTACGGGAGATGAAGGAGCTGTTGATCCGCCACGCCCCGGCCCCGCGATGA
- a CDS encoding 4-hydroxy-tetrahydrodipicolinate synthase — MTSLDQGSELRGSMTAMVTPFRNGDIDRPAFAELIERQIEAGTDWLVVCGTTGESPTLSPDEHRELVSLAVEASGGRRPVMAGTGTNCTRESIRRTREAIDLGIDAALLVTPYYNRPSPEGLYRHYAAIAEAVDIPLVLYNVPARTGTNMPMDVVIRLHRAYPHIAALKHATGSVDGVTEIRDRCDIAILSGDDAITFPLMALGAVGVISVVSNLIPLRMKALVDAALESRLDEARALHRRIARLAEGLARLGPNPVPIKAAMAEVGWIRNEVRLPLVTTDDREQAVIQELLRRFEILTPVLV; from the coding sequence ATGACATCACTCGACCAAGGATCCGAATTACGCGGCTCGATGACCGCCATGGTCACGCCGTTTCGAAACGGCGACATCGACAGGCCCGCTTTTGCAGAACTCATCGAGCGGCAGATCGAAGCTGGAACCGACTGGCTCGTGGTCTGCGGGACGACCGGGGAATCGCCCACACTTTCGCCCGACGAACACCGTGAATTAGTATCCCTTGCGGTCGAAGCCTCCGGCGGACGCCGCCCGGTCATGGCCGGGACCGGCACGAATTGCACGCGGGAGTCGATCCGCCGGACGCGTGAGGCGATCGATCTGGGTATCGACGCCGCCTTGCTGGTCACGCCGTACTACAATCGACCGAGCCCCGAAGGCCTGTATCGCCACTACGCCGCCATCGCCGAAGCCGTCGACATCCCGCTCGTACTTTACAACGTCCCCGCTCGAACGGGCACGAACATGCCCATGGACGTGGTTATACGCCTGCACCGGGCCTATCCCCATATCGCCGCGCTCAAGCATGCCACCGGCAGCGTCGACGGCGTCACCGAGATTCGCGACCGCTGCGATATCGCGATCCTCAGCGGCGACGACGCAATTACATTTCCGCTGATGGCGCTTGGAGCCGTAGGCGTCATCAGTGTTGTCAGCAACCTGATTCCACTGAGAATGAAAGCGCTTGTTGACGCCGCACTGGAATCCCGGTTGGACGAGGCACGCGCCTTGCATCGACGGATTGCCCGGCTCGCCGAAGGGCTGGCTCGGCTGGGACCCAACCCCGTGCCGATCAAGGCCGCCATGGCTGAGGTCGGCTGGATCAGGAACGAAGTGCGCCTGCCGCTTGTTACCACCGACGACCGGGAACAGGCCGTTATCCAAGAATTGCTGCGTCGGTTCGAAATTCTTACCCCGGTGCTCGTGTGA